The following proteins are co-located in the Calliphora vicina chromosome 2, idCalVici1.1, whole genome shotgun sequence genome:
- the TTLL3A gene encoding tubulin glycylase 3A → MLKKLKKINETPIELEKLTTKYVVEVVPQTATEFIKSELTTTQDQLTTNTNLNVDSSKICSREDNKKDKLKTVTNQNNTNLKNNSETIVEKSLKVVKRKPFIVNQKSSEILVTDALKKLTKKSVVSTKEKPVQFVSNPNEVNTCSLASQGSVIIDKQLSVAGPFKKVKCVYTILNNDQINTLRKHAQEAVKQNKIFTIRGNYNSVRHALKSRGWVEKLEMHRKSGPLPSSQINICDLSQVLPKRKMGETQRQFIAKVERNIMSRYIENVLCDLLWTPHKEKADYMEQSKNPSMLINKFNRAPFTNKENLNAFLRDMTAFYEEGVADIKFPRCFNVWSPEELNEFIDHFKLTACIAFVRWLVDKYGDGGFDAVFSATGKIPYNSIDFAFKRCLEYIDNCQHNDIDVEDPARIWEHDWDAFLHQHYQMTHEGFKILADPQKLVESVITRGSHILDNIQYYWPQYSIDGYQNLWIIKPANKCRGRGIHLSNNLKKIVNVVNPSIATKSRYVVQKYMERPLIIHHTKFDIRQWFLISSIHPLMVWMYKECYLRFSSQEYTLTNHHESVHLTNHAIQKKYTNNGKRDKRLPNENMWDSYSFQAYLRQIGKQEFWLERIYPGMRKAIVASVLVSQDHMERTPNTFELFGADFMICENFYPWLIEINSNPDLAASTSVTARMCPQCLEDVIKVMIDRRNDAKADVGNFELIYRQNIPPTPAYMGLNLIVKGKQISNRSNSHHSYQGLQRKERSLQTSQLYKHRTSLALTNVSQVHKPMPAFNATEFIEKCMVEVAMNSPRTKSVSSLTSISESNPHFMTHIIPTDKCRKSFANLTVAAVGRCPAKICSAKSSLCSSMYSTLKRHRSCGPRLSTNCVADCKYTQKSKFFVASYNQQKALHSSRNVVRVKKANLLDTPVLTISKSADNIKELCSPLKKALKCTKSLSPMMPAKKNANNSKSHLCLGFKTKSDKGENNANTIHAIGKSISNWNINKRQISPKTNV, encoded by the exons atgttaaagaaattaaagaaaatcaatgAAACGCCTATAGAATTAGAAAAACTAACAACAAAATATGTTGTTGAGGTAGTACCACAAACTGCAACAGAATTTATTAAGAGTGAATTAACAACGACACAGGATCAACtaacaacaaacacaaatttaaatgtGGACTCATCTAAAATATGTTCTAGAGAAGACaataaaaaagataaattaaaaactgtaacaaatcaaaataatacaaacCTCAAAAACAACTCGGAGACAATTGTGGAAAAATCCTTAAAAGTTGTGAAACGTAAACCATTTATAGTGAATCAAAAAAGTTCGGAAATTTTAGTAACCGATGCCTTGAAAAAACTTACCAAAAAATCTGTAGTCAGCACTAAAGAGAAGCCAGTACAATTTGTCTCCAATCCAAATGAAGTCAACACTTGTTCGCTCGCTTCCCAAGGCAGTGTTATTATCGATAAACAATTGTCGGTGGCGGGACCCTTTAAAAAGGTGAAATGTGTCTACACTATATTAAATAATGATCAAATCAATACCTTGCGCAAACATGCCCAAGAGgctgtaaaacaaaataaaatttttaccataCGTGGTAACTACAATTCCGTACGTCATGCTCTTAAATCTAGGGGTTGGGTGGAGAAACTGGAAATGCATCGCAAGTCAGGACCTTTACCTTCTAGTCAGATCAACATCTGTGATTTATCACAAGTCTTGCCCAAACGCAAGATGGGCGAAACTCAGCGACAGTTTATAGCCAAAGTGGAGAGAAATATAATGTCAcgttatatagaaaatgtgttgTGCGATTTGCTCTGGACACCCCATAAGGAGAAGGCCGACTATATGGAGCAGTCTAAGAATCCCAGTATGCTGATCAATAAATTCAACAGAGCTCCCTTTACCAATAAGGAAAATTTAAATGCTTTTCTGCGTGATATGACCGCCTTTTATGAAGAGGGTGTAGCCGATATTAAATTTCCTCGATGTTTTAATGTATGGTCTCCCGAAGAACTCAACGAGTTCATAGATCATTTTAAACTAACCGCCTGTATAGCCTTTGTACGTTGGCTGGTTGACAAATATGGTGATGGAGGTTTCGATGCGGTTTTTTCGGCTACCGGCAAAATACCTTACAATTCTATTGATTTTGCATTTAAACGTTGTCTTGAGTACATTGACAATTGCCAACATAATGATATCGATGTTGAAGATCCAGCACGCATTTGGGAGCATGACTGGGATGCTTTTCTCCATCAGCACTATCAAATGACACATGAGGGTTTTAAAATTCTTGCAGATCCGCAAAAGTTGGTGGAAAGTGTTATAACGAGAGGTTCACATATATTAGACAATATTCAATACTACTGGCCTCAATACTCCATCGATGGCTATCAAAATCTTTGGATTATAAAACCGGCCAACAAATGTCGTGGACGTGGTATACACTTGAGtaataatcttaagaaaatTGTGAATGTCGTTAATCCATCTATTGCGACGAAAAGTCGTTATGTGGTACAAAAGTATATGG AACGTCCATTAATAATACATCACACAAAATTCGATATACGCCAGTGGTTTTTAATCTCCAGCATTCATCCTCTCATGGTTTGGATGTACAAAGAATGTTATTTACGTTTTAGCTCACAGGAATACACGCTGACTAATCATCACGAGTCGGTGCATTTAACCAATCATGCCATACAAAAGAAGTACACAAATAATGGAAAACGCGACAAGCGTTTGCCAAATGAGAATATGTGGGACTCGTATTCATTTCAGGCATATTTAAGGCAAATTGGTAAACAAGAATTTTGGTTGGAACGTATATATCCTGGTATGCGAAAAGCTATTGTCGCTTCTGTTTTAGTTTCTCAGGATCACATGGAGAGAACGCCCAACACATTTGAATTATTTGGTGCCGATTTTATGATATGCGAAAATTTCTATCCATGGCTAATAGAAATTAATTCTAATCCAGATCTGGCTGCCTCTACAAGTGTAACGGCACGAATGTGTCCCCAGTGTCTGGAGGATGTCATAAAAG TGATGATCGATCGTCGTAATGATGCCAAGGCCGATGTGGGAAATTTCGAATTAATTTATCGACAAAATATACCGCCTACACCAGCCTATATGGGGCTTAACTTAATAGTTAAAGGCAAGCAAATTTCAAATCGTTCAAATTCCCATCACTCCTATCAAGGTTTGCAACGCAAAGAAAGATCCCTACAGACTAGCCAGTTGTATAAGCACCGAACGTCCCTAGCTCTGACAAATGTCTCACAGGTACATAAACCCATGCCCGCTTTTAATGCCACTGagtttatagaaaaatgtatggTAGAGGTGGCCATGAACAGTCCGCGCACTAAAAGTGTTTCCTCTCTGACGAGTATCAGTGAAAGTAACCCACATTTTATGACACATATTATACCCACAGACAAATGCCGAAAATCGTTTGCCAATCTCACAGTAGCTGCTGTGGGCCGTTGTCCAGCCAAGATCTGCAGTGCTAAGTCCTCTCTCTGCTCGTCTATGTATTCCACTCTTAAACGTCATCGAAGTTGTGGTCCCAGGTTGTCAACGAATTGCGTGGCGGATTGTAAATatactcaaaaatctaaattttttgtggccTCTTATAATCAGCAAAAAGCTTTGCATTCATCTAGAAATGTGGTACGTGTAAAGAAGGCCAATCTATTGGATACACCTGTGTTAACTATAAGTAAATCGGCGGATAATATAAAGGAATTATGTAGTCCCCTTAAGAAAGCATTAAAATGCACTAAAAGCCTAAGTCCCATGATGCCTGCCAAAAAAAATGCCAACAACTCAAAATCGCATTTATGTTTAGGATTTAAGACAAAATCGGATAAAGGCGAAAATAATGCCAACACGATACATGCAATTGGTAAAAGTATATCCAACTGGAATATTAACAAAAGACAAATCAGTCCGAAGACAAATGTTTAG